A part of Anaeromyxobacter diazotrophicus genomic DNA contains:
- a CDS encoding KamA family radical SAM protein, whose translation MSGRDLFPGVSEAEWRDWRWQQRHALRTPEAVARLVDLSDAERRGLALTAGAFRVAITPYYASLIDPHHPFCPVRMQAIPVAAEAEAAPGDLRDPLGEDRHRPCRAVVHKYPDRVLFLVTDTCAVYCRHCTRRRITGGEEGAFDRAAAEEGIAYVRAHPAVRDVLVSGGDPLVLGDERLGWLLRELRAIPHVEILRLATRAPVTCPMRVDDALARLLRGVKPLFVVTHFNHLKECTPEAQEACERLVDHGVPVENQTVLLRRVNSTARNIAALNQRLLAWRVRPYYLHQGDVAEGTGHWRTPLACGIEILEQLRGHTSGLAVPHLAVDLPGGGGKVTLQPEYRLGPAPGGTEFRNYRGERYLYPDPPEADCSCPYDEVFHAGPARRSVE comes from the coding sequence ATGAGCGGACGCGATCTCTTTCCCGGGGTGAGCGAGGCCGAGTGGCGCGACTGGCGCTGGCAGCAGCGCCACGCGCTGCGCACGCCGGAGGCGGTGGCGCGCCTGGTGGACCTGTCCGACGCGGAGCGCCGCGGGCTGGCCCTCACGGCCGGGGCGTTCCGGGTCGCCATCACGCCCTACTACGCCTCGCTCATCGACCCGCACCACCCGTTCTGCCCCGTCCGGATGCAGGCCATCCCGGTGGCGGCCGAGGCCGAGGCCGCGCCCGGCGACCTGCGCGACCCGCTGGGCGAGGACCGGCACCGGCCCTGCCGCGCGGTCGTCCACAAGTACCCCGACCGCGTCCTCTTCCTCGTCACCGACACCTGCGCCGTGTACTGCCGCCACTGCACCCGCCGCCGCATCACCGGCGGCGAGGAGGGCGCGTTCGACCGGGCCGCCGCCGAGGAGGGGATCGCCTACGTGCGCGCCCACCCCGCCGTTCGCGACGTGCTCGTCTCCGGCGGCGACCCGCTGGTGCTGGGGGACGAGCGGCTCGGGTGGCTCCTGCGCGAGCTGCGCGCCATCCCCCACGTCGAGATCCTGCGGCTCGCCACCCGGGCGCCGGTCACCTGCCCCATGCGCGTCGACGACGCGCTGGCGCGGCTGCTCCGCGGCGTGAAGCCGCTCTTCGTCGTGACGCACTTCAACCACCTGAAGGAGTGCACGCCCGAGGCGCAGGAGGCGTGCGAGCGGCTCGTCGACCACGGCGTGCCGGTCGAGAACCAGACCGTGCTGCTGCGGCGCGTCAACTCGACCGCGCGCAACATCGCGGCGCTCAACCAGCGCCTGCTCGCCTGGCGCGTGCGGCCCTACTACCTGCACCAGGGCGACGTGGCCGAGGGCACCGGCCACTGGCGGACGCCGCTCGCCTGCGGGATCGAGATCCTGGAGCAGCTCAGAGGTCACACCAGCGGCCTGGCCGTGCCGCACCTCGCGGTCGATCTCCCCGGCGGCGGGGGCAAGGTCACGCTGCAGCCGGAGTACCGGCTCGGCCCGGCGCCGGGCGGCACCGAGTTCCGCAACTACCGCGGCGAGCGGTACCTCTACCCCGATCCTCCCGAGGCGGACTGCAGCTGCCCCTACGACGAGGTCTTCCACGCGGGCCCGGCCCGACGGAGCGTCGAGTGA
- a CDS encoding DedA family protein yields the protein MITKVIAVLAVWTTGVISSLGYGGVALLMAIESACIPLPSEIIMPFAGYLVYTGQFSLHGAALAGAVGCIVGSIPAYWLGQYGGRPVIERWGRYVLLSRKELDLADRLFARHGQWVVLVGRLLPVVRTFIAFPAGVARMNMTKFVVYTFVGSYPWCYGLAWVGMKLGEQWDKDPRLKAAFHRFDLVIGLALVAAAAWFVWHKLREAKASRAPAPAAREGAGEG from the coding sequence GTGATCACGAAGGTCATCGCGGTGCTGGCGGTCTGGACGACGGGCGTCATCTCCTCGCTCGGCTACGGCGGGGTGGCGCTGCTCATGGCCATCGAGAGCGCCTGTATCCCGCTGCCCTCCGAGATCATCATGCCGTTCGCGGGCTACCTCGTGTACACGGGCCAGTTCTCGCTGCACGGGGCGGCGCTGGCGGGCGCGGTGGGCTGCATCGTCGGCTCCATCCCCGCCTACTGGCTCGGGCAGTACGGCGGCCGGCCGGTCATCGAGCGCTGGGGGCGCTACGTGCTGCTCTCCCGCAAGGAGCTCGACCTCGCCGACCGGCTCTTCGCGCGCCACGGGCAGTGGGTGGTGCTGGTGGGGCGGCTGCTCCCCGTCGTCCGCACCTTCATCGCCTTCCCGGCCGGCGTGGCGCGGATGAACATGACGAAGTTCGTCGTGTACACGTTCGTCGGCTCGTACCCCTGGTGCTACGGGCTCGCCTGGGTGGGCATGAAGCTCGGCGAGCAGTGGGACAAGGACCCGCGGCTCAAGGCCGCCTTCCACCGCTTCGACCTCGTCATCGGGCTCGCCCTGGTGGCCGCGGCAGCCTGGTTCGTGTGGCACAAGCTCCGGGAGGCGAAAGCGTCCCGCGCGCCCGCGCCGGCGGCCCGGGAGGGCGCGGGGGAGGGGTAG
- a CDS encoding SpoIID/LytB domain-containing protein has translation MHLGFRPPRAAAARSAAGPILAALALLAATPARAGEVVRIAVAVGPGPFTVTAPGLTVAPLREGSGAAEAAAGRATFALRGGALTVNGAPLDAAGAALDAAGPLRVDAAPRATFAGGLEVRRAPGGLAVIHAVPLEDYVAAVTVSEMPARFPPAALQAQAVAARTFAVFKKLEAVGEGRPWHLGATVLDQVYRAGEPDPRARAAAAATAGEVLVFEHAPIEAYFHSTCGGRTERGADALGRDRPYLASVACDRCRASPRARWTVRVPAAELGARAGLPGAVASARVAGRTASGRAARVELAGRGRSVTLSAVDLRQRLGFERLPSLDFDVKVAGGAAVFQGRGAGHGAGLCQWGAAGAAEAGEDYRAILARYYPGTEIVRMY, from the coding sequence GTGCACCTCGGGTTCCGTCCCCCCCGCGCCGCGGCGGCGAGGAGCGCGGCCGGGCCCATCCTGGCCGCCCTGGCGCTCCTCGCCGCCACCCCTGCGCGCGCCGGCGAGGTGGTCCGCATCGCGGTGGCGGTGGGGCCGGGCCCGTTCACGGTGACGGCGCCGGGGCTCACGGTCGCGCCGCTGCGCGAGGGGTCGGGCGCGGCCGAGGCCGCCGCCGGCCGCGCCACCTTCGCGCTCCGAGGCGGAGCGCTGACCGTGAACGGCGCCCCGCTCGACGCGGCCGGCGCGGCGCTCGACGCGGCCGGCCCGCTGCGGGTGGACGCCGCCCCCAGGGCCACCTTCGCCGGGGGCCTCGAGGTCCGGCGCGCGCCCGGCGGGCTGGCGGTGATCCACGCCGTGCCGCTCGAGGACTACGTGGCGGCGGTGACCGTCTCCGAGATGCCGGCGCGCTTCCCGCCCGCGGCGCTCCAGGCGCAGGCGGTGGCGGCGCGCACCTTCGCGGTGTTCAAGAAGCTGGAGGCGGTCGGCGAAGGGCGGCCGTGGCACCTCGGCGCGACCGTGCTCGACCAGGTCTACCGCGCCGGGGAGCCCGACCCGCGCGCCCGCGCCGCCGCCGCCGCCACCGCCGGCGAGGTGCTCGTCTTCGAGCACGCGCCCATCGAGGCCTACTTCCACTCCACCTGCGGCGGGCGCACCGAGCGCGGCGCGGACGCGCTCGGGCGCGACCGCCCCTACCTCGCCTCGGTCGCCTGCGATCGCTGCCGCGCCTCGCCCCGGGCGCGCTGGACGGTGCGGGTCCCGGCGGCGGAGCTGGGGGCGCGCGCCGGGCTCCCCGGCGCCGTCGCGTCCGCCCGCGTCGCCGGGCGCACCGCCAGCGGGCGGGCCGCGCGGGTCGAGCTCGCGGGGCGCGGGCGCTCGGTCACGCTCTCGGCGGTGGACCTCCGCCAGCGGCTCGGGTTCGAGCGGCTGCCCTCGCTCGACTTCGACGTGAAGGTCGCGGGCGGGGCCGCGGTCTTCCAGGGCCGCGGCGCCGGCCACGGCGCCGGGCTGTGCCAGTGGGGCGCCGCCGGCGCCGCCGAGGCGGGGGAGGACTACCGCGCCATCCTCGCGCGCTACTACCCCGGGACCGAGATCGTGAGGATGTACTGA
- the queA gene encoding tRNA preQ1(34) S-adenosylmethionine ribosyltransferase-isomerase QueA: MTLSDFDYPLPEELIAQEPVSPRDASRLLVVPRDGGAALSELRFAELERLLRPGDLLVLNDTRVIPARLLGTKESGGRCELLLLEPLEGEEGARWRALGQSSKPLRPGMRLAFGALAAAVEAAQGGGLFEVRFDRGGAALRAALEAVGRMPLPPYIRREPNAADRERYQTVVARVPGSAAAPTAGLHFTPELLARLSARGVERTAVTLHVGAGTFLPVRGDDLDQHRMHEERYEVSAEAAHAFAACRARGGRVVAVGTTAVRTLESACEGGALRPGSGRTALFIRPGFRFQAVDALVTNLHLPRSTLLMLVCAFAGRERVLAAYGEAVARRFRFFSYGDAMFLA; encoded by the coding sequence GTGACCCTCTCCGACTTCGACTACCCGCTCCCCGAGGAGCTCATCGCGCAGGAGCCGGTCTCGCCGCGCGACGCCTCGCGGCTCCTGGTGGTGCCCCGCGACGGGGGCGCCGCGCTCTCGGAGCTGCGCTTCGCGGAGCTCGAGCGGCTGCTCCGGCCGGGCGACCTGCTCGTCCTCAACGACACGCGCGTCATCCCGGCGCGGCTGCTCGGGACCAAGGAGAGCGGCGGCCGCTGCGAGCTGCTCCTGCTCGAGCCGCTGGAGGGCGAGGAGGGCGCCCGCTGGCGCGCGCTCGGGCAGTCCTCGAAGCCGCTCCGGCCCGGGATGCGGCTCGCCTTCGGCGCGCTCGCGGCGGCGGTCGAGGCGGCGCAGGGCGGCGGGCTGTTCGAGGTGCGCTTCGACCGCGGCGGGGCGGCGCTCCGGGCGGCGCTCGAGGCGGTGGGGCGGATGCCGCTGCCCCCGTACATCCGGCGCGAGCCGAACGCGGCCGACCGCGAGCGGTACCAGACGGTGGTGGCGCGCGTGCCCGGGAGCGCGGCGGCGCCCACCGCCGGCCTGCACTTCACGCCCGAGCTGCTGGCGCGGCTCTCGGCGCGCGGCGTGGAGCGCACCGCCGTCACGCTGCACGTGGGGGCCGGCACCTTCCTGCCCGTCCGCGGCGACGACCTCGACCAGCACCGGATGCACGAGGAGCGGTACGAGGTCTCCGCCGAGGCGGCGCACGCCTTCGCCGCCTGCCGGGCCCGCGGCGGCCGGGTGGTGGCGGTGGGGACCACCGCGGTGCGGACCCTGGAGAGCGCGTGCGAGGGCGGCGCGCTCCGCCCCGGCTCCGGCCGGACGGCGCTCTTCATCCGGCCCGGGTTCCGCTTCCAGGCCGTGGACGCGCTGGTCACGAACCTCCACCTGCCGCGCTCGACCTTGCTCATGCTGGTCTGCGCGTTCGCCGGGCGCGAGCGCGTGCTCGCCGCCTACGGGGAGGCGGTGGCCCGGCGCTTCCGCTTCTTCAGCTACGGCGACGCCATGTTCCTCGCCTGA
- the tgt gene encoding tRNA guanosine(34) transglycosylase Tgt, giving the protein MISFQLLAQDGAARRGRLVTPHAVVETPVFMPVGTAATVKTLSPRDLEELGARIVLGNTYHLYLRPGHDRVRRLGGLHRFMAWSGALLTDSGGFQVFSLGEAPRGTGEPASAPKGLVRISEEGVEFRSHLDGSRHFLSPERAIEIQEALGADVIMAFDECPPSKAERSYHEASLARTQRWLVRCQAAWRRDGASALFGICQGGLFPDLRRRAIEEAAALDLPGYALGGYAVGEEPEEMWAGVARDAPLLPREKPRYLMGVGTPEDLLQGVLAGVDMFDCVLPTRCARNGLLFTSEGRLTIRNAAFQDDDRPADPACACYTCRTFSRAYLRHLFRAGELLGLRLNTLHNVHYFLDLMAGARRAIEEGRLPAYAAEKRQGWKKGPL; this is encoded by the coding sequence GTGATCTCGTTCCAGCTCCTCGCCCAGGACGGCGCCGCCCGGCGCGGGCGGCTCGTCACCCCGCACGCGGTGGTGGAGACGCCGGTCTTCATGCCGGTCGGCACGGCCGCCACCGTGAAGACGCTCTCGCCGCGCGACCTCGAGGAGCTCGGCGCGCGCATCGTCCTCGGCAACACCTACCACCTGTACCTGCGGCCCGGGCACGACCGCGTGCGCCGGCTGGGCGGGCTGCACCGGTTCATGGCCTGGTCGGGCGCGCTCCTCACCGACTCGGGCGGCTTCCAGGTGTTCAGCCTGGGCGAGGCGCCCCGCGGCACCGGCGAGCCGGCGAGCGCGCCGAAGGGCCTCGTGCGCATCTCCGAGGAGGGCGTCGAGTTCCGCAGCCACCTCGACGGCTCGCGCCACTTCCTCTCGCCGGAGCGCGCCATCGAGATCCAGGAGGCCCTCGGCGCGGACGTGATCATGGCCTTCGACGAGTGCCCGCCGTCGAAGGCGGAGCGGAGCTACCACGAGGCCTCGCTGGCCCGGACCCAGCGGTGGCTGGTGCGCTGCCAGGCCGCGTGGCGCCGCGACGGCGCGTCGGCGCTGTTCGGCATCTGCCAGGGCGGGCTCTTCCCCGACCTCCGCCGCCGCGCCATCGAGGAGGCCGCCGCGCTCGACCTGCCCGGCTACGCGCTCGGCGGCTACGCGGTGGGCGAGGAGCCCGAGGAGATGTGGGCGGGCGTGGCGCGCGACGCGCCGCTCCTCCCGCGCGAGAAGCCGCGCTACCTCATGGGCGTCGGCACGCCGGAGGACCTCTTGCAGGGGGTCCTGGCCGGCGTGGACATGTTCGACTGCGTGCTGCCCACCCGCTGCGCGCGGAACGGCCTCCTCTTCACGAGCGAGGGGCGGCTCACCATCCGCAACGCCGCCTTCCAGGACGACGACCGGCCGGCCGACCCCGCCTGCGCCTGCTACACCTGCCGGACGTTCTCGCGCGCCTACCTGCGCCACCTGTTCCGGGCCGGCGAGCTGCTCGGCCTCCGCCTCAACACCCTGCACAACGTCCACTACTTCCTCGATCTCATGGCGGGAGCGCGCAGGGCGATCGAGGAGGGGCGGCTCCCGGCCTACGCCGCGGAGAAGCGGCAGGGCTGGAAGAAGGGGCCGCTGTAG
- the yajC gene encoding preprotein translocase subunit YajC has product MHQAFAAFLSQTAPDGGGALGGPMSMPLMLLLMFGVFYFVLWRPQSKERKKVETFRQNLKKGDKVWTQGGIIGTVVQVEDQAVLLEIGAGKVRVLKQFVGGEFKEKGEAAEPAKVEAKK; this is encoded by the coding sequence ATGCACCAGGCCTTCGCGGCTTTCCTGAGCCAGACCGCTCCCGACGGGGGTGGCGCGCTCGGTGGCCCCATGTCGATGCCGCTCATGCTGCTGCTCATGTTCGGCGTCTTCTACTTCGTGCTCTGGCGGCCGCAGAGCAAGGAGCGGAAGAAGGTCGAGACCTTCCGCCAGAACCTCAAGAAGGGCGACAAGGTCTGGACCCAGGGCGGGATCATCGGGACCGTCGTCCAGGTCGAGGACCAGGCGGTGCTGCTCGAGATCGGCGCCGGGAAGGTCCGCGTGCTGAAGCAGTTCGTCGGCGGCGAGTTCAAGGAGAAGGGCGAGGCCGCCGAGCCCGCGAAGGTGGAGGCGAAGAAGTAA
- the secD gene encoding protein translocase subunit SecD, producing MERNWYLRIALIAGVLVFSLYQLVPSWFYFQLPPSERNGEKYDQSVPSWAPSARKHLNLGLDLQGGIHLAMGVDVDRAVKAKVARRADEIADFLREKKLPVEASAPTPDGARIAVKTSDPKRVESIVLDQYGSELTSPSGAPQGTVYFAFKSKVLQDFQAKAVDQAEKTIRNRVDKWGVSEPDIKRKSNNQIQIQLPGFKDPEKAKELLGRTAQLEFKITDDDSAALDGVRAALPACPVDQGLLRAPLPEGGCWSVEGVELPGGQARQATFVAANTRAQLDAAVDKAAKPLLPPGDEIGVGEGTIGAGPVKDRFYRTYLLHGKTELTGDYISDARAAMDNSQGAGKPVVVFTMTPEGGRLMEKLTTQNLGRRMATVLDGKVETAPYIQGKISTNGQITLGSNRPYQQMFEEANEIALVLKAGALPAPVTIFEERTVGATLGPELIKKGTTAALVGLLLVVAFMILYYRATGLIADLALVLNALLVLAIMSIIGSTLTLPGIAGFVLTLGMAVDANVLINERIREELRAGRTVRQAVEQGYDKVFWTIVDSHVTTLVAGVVLMQYGSGPVRGFAVTLIIGLVASMFTSIVVTRAFMDFFTRRDTARLSV from the coding sequence ATGGAACGGAACTGGTATCTGCGGATCGCCCTCATCGCGGGCGTCCTCGTCTTCAGCCTGTACCAGCTCGTGCCGAGCTGGTTCTACTTCCAGCTGCCGCCCTCCGAGCGCAACGGCGAGAAGTACGACCAGTCGGTGCCGAGCTGGGCCCCGAGCGCGCGCAAGCACCTCAACCTCGGCCTCGACCTGCAGGGCGGCATCCACCTCGCCATGGGCGTCGACGTCGACCGCGCCGTGAAGGCGAAGGTCGCCCGCCGCGCGGACGAGATCGCCGACTTCCTGCGCGAGAAGAAGCTGCCGGTCGAGGCCTCCGCCCCGACGCCGGACGGCGCGCGCATCGCGGTCAAGACCTCCGACCCGAAGCGGGTCGAGTCGATCGTGCTCGACCAGTACGGCTCCGAGCTCACCTCCCCCTCGGGCGCGCCGCAGGGCACGGTCTACTTCGCCTTCAAGTCGAAGGTGCTGCAGGACTTCCAGGCCAAGGCGGTCGACCAGGCGGAGAAGACCATCCGCAACCGCGTCGACAAGTGGGGCGTCTCCGAGCCGGACATCAAGCGCAAGAGCAACAACCAGATCCAGATCCAGCTCCCCGGCTTCAAGGATCCGGAGAAGGCGAAGGAGCTGCTCGGCCGCACCGCCCAGCTCGAGTTCAAGATCACCGACGACGACTCGGCGGCGCTCGACGGCGTCCGCGCCGCGCTCCCGGCCTGCCCGGTGGACCAGGGCCTCCTGCGGGCGCCGCTGCCCGAGGGCGGCTGCTGGTCGGTGGAGGGCGTGGAGCTGCCCGGCGGCCAGGCCCGCCAGGCCACCTTCGTCGCCGCCAACACGCGCGCCCAGCTCGACGCGGCGGTGGACAAGGCCGCGAAGCCGCTCCTGCCGCCCGGCGACGAGATCGGCGTCGGCGAGGGCACGATCGGCGCGGGTCCGGTGAAGGACCGCTTCTACCGGACCTACCTCCTGCACGGGAAGACCGAGCTCACCGGCGACTACATCTCCGACGCGCGCGCGGCGATGGACAACTCGCAGGGCGCCGGCAAGCCGGTGGTGGTCTTCACCATGACGCCCGAGGGCGGACGCCTCATGGAGAAGCTCACCACCCAGAACCTGGGCCGCCGCATGGCGACGGTGCTCGACGGCAAGGTCGAGACCGCCCCCTACATCCAGGGCAAGATCTCCACCAACGGCCAGATCACGCTGGGCTCGAACCGCCCCTACCAGCAGATGTTCGAGGAGGCGAACGAGATCGCGCTCGTGCTGAAGGCGGGCGCGCTGCCCGCCCCGGTGACCATCTTCGAGGAGCGCACCGTCGGCGCCACGCTCGGGCCCGAGCTCATCAAGAAGGGCACCACCGCCGCGCTGGTGGGGCTCCTCCTGGTGGTGGCGTTCATGATCCTCTACTACCGGGCGACCGGCCTCATCGCAGACCTGGCGCTGGTGCTGAACGCGCTGCTGGTGCTCGCCATCATGAGCATCATCGGCTCGACCCTGACCCTGCCCGGCATCGCCGGCTTCGTGCTCACGCTCGGCATGGCGGTGGACGCGAACGTGCTCATCAACGAGCGCATCCGCGAGGAGCTGCGCGCGGGCCGCACCGTCCGGCAGGCGGTGGAGCAGGGCTACGACAAGGTCTTCTGGACCATCGTCGACAGCCACGTCACCACCCTCGTCGCCGGCGTCGTCCTCATGCAGTACGGCTCCGGACCGGTGCGCGGCTTCGCGGTGACCCTCATCATCGGCCTCGTCGCCTCGATGTTCACCTCCATCGTGGTGACCCGCGCCTTCATGGACTTCTTCACGCGTCGCGACACGGCGCGCCTGAGCGTCTGA
- the secF gene encoding protein translocase subunit SecF: MQFKTFDLIPHDTKFDFVGKRHIAVTLSLLANAAVILWAVFHGLNFGVDFAGGTEMEVRFEQAVDPGAIRKGVEELGFTDASVQTYGAESDHTYLIRVGRIALMSQADVDRVVKAVEAKFPVQGTPHFNPDVGDKVDFQFQGTPPTPDQLRAAVESAGVRVREVREEAGLTAGTKSFAVITQGIQDKIERDLSARFAEAKPDVRRVEYVGPAVGRELRNQGFKAVLYAMALIVVYIGLRFDFRFSPGVIIAIIHDAVITLGYFAFSGREFNLTSVAVILTVVGYSVNDTVVVYDRIRENAARHKGKKLGDLVNESINEVLGRTFLTSFATALSLIGLLVYGVGTIFDFSAAMMMGIISGTYSTWFIAAPMTIWLEERAAKKGAPARADREPARAAR, translated from the coding sequence ATGCAATTCAAGACCTTCGACCTCATCCCGCACGACACGAAGTTCGACTTCGTCGGGAAGCGCCACATCGCGGTGACGCTGTCGCTGCTCGCGAACGCGGCGGTGATCCTCTGGGCCGTCTTCCACGGCCTCAACTTCGGCGTCGACTTCGCCGGCGGCACCGAGATGGAGGTCCGGTTCGAGCAGGCGGTCGACCCGGGCGCCATCCGCAAGGGCGTGGAGGAGCTCGGCTTCACCGACGCCTCCGTGCAGACCTACGGCGCCGAGAGCGACCACACCTACCTCATCCGCGTCGGCCGCATCGCGCTCATGAGCCAGGCCGACGTCGACCGCGTGGTGAAGGCGGTCGAGGCCAAGTTCCCGGTCCAGGGCACGCCCCACTTCAACCCGGACGTGGGCGACAAGGTCGACTTCCAGTTCCAGGGCACGCCGCCCACCCCGGACCAGCTCCGGGCGGCGGTGGAGTCGGCCGGGGTCCGGGTGCGCGAGGTGCGGGAGGAGGCCGGCCTCACGGCCGGCACGAAGTCCTTCGCCGTCATCACGCAGGGCATCCAGGACAAGATCGAGCGCGACCTGTCGGCGCGCTTCGCCGAGGCGAAGCCCGACGTCCGGCGCGTCGAGTACGTCGGCCCGGCGGTGGGGCGCGAGCTCCGCAACCAGGGCTTCAAGGCCGTCCTCTACGCGATGGCGCTCATCGTCGTGTACATCGGCCTGCGCTTCGACTTCCGCTTCAGCCCGGGCGTCATCATCGCCATCATCCACGACGCGGTCATCACGCTCGGCTACTTCGCCTTCAGCGGCCGCGAGTTCAACCTGACCTCGGTGGCGGTCATCCTGACCGTCGTCGGCTACTCGGTGAACGACACGGTGGTGGTCTACGACCGCATCCGCGAGAACGCGGCCAGGCACAAGGGCAAGAAGCTCGGCGACCTGGTGAACGAGTCCATCAACGAGGTCCTGGGCCGGACCTTCCTCACCTCGTTCGCGACCGCGCTCTCCCTCATCGGCCTGCTCGTCTACGGCGTCGGCACCATCTTCGACTTCTCCGCCGCCATGATGATGGGCATCATCTCCGGCACCTACTCGACCTGGTTCATCGCCGCCCCGATGACCATCTGGCTCGAGGAGCGCGCCGCGAAGAAGGGCGCCCCAGCCCGCGCCGACCGCGAGCCCGCGCGCGCCGCGCGCTGA
- a CDS encoding vitamin K epoxide reductase family protein: MSHAPSDPSRWRDRIALAALASAGLLVSGYLAAYQLGAVAAPWDPVFGPASSARVLHSVVSRLLPVPDAAAGAAAYAVELALDLVGGAERWRTHPWLVLAFSAVAVALGVAGVALTAVQVLVVRAGCTLCLCSAALSIAIAWAVVAGDELRAALKTVSAGAGERGHARWR; the protein is encoded by the coding sequence GTGTCGCACGCTCCCTCCGATCCCTCGCGCTGGCGCGACCGAATCGCCCTCGCCGCGCTGGCGTCGGCCGGACTCCTCGTCTCCGGCTACCTGGCCGCGTACCAGCTCGGCGCGGTGGCCGCGCCCTGGGATCCCGTCTTCGGCCCGGCCAGCAGCGCCCGCGTGCTGCACTCGGTGGTGTCGCGCCTGCTCCCGGTGCCCGACGCCGCCGCCGGCGCCGCCGCGTACGCGGTGGAGCTCGCGCTCGATCTGGTCGGAGGCGCGGAGCGCTGGCGCACGCATCCCTGGCTCGTGCTGGCGTTCTCGGCGGTGGCGGTCGCGCTCGGCGTCGCCGGGGTCGCGCTGACGGCCGTCCAGGTCCTCGTCGTCCGCGCCGGCTGCACGCTGTGCCTGTGCTCTGCCGCCCTCTCGATCGCCATCGCGTGGGCCGTGGTGGCCGGGGACGAGCTGCGCGCGGCGCTGAAGACCGTCTCGGCCGGCGCCGGGGAGAGGGGGCACGCGCGATGGCGGTGA